One region of Synechococcus elongatus PCC 11801 genomic DNA includes:
- a CDS encoding NAD(P)/FAD-dependent oxidoreductase has product MLRLSEIKLPLDHPPEAIVTAILQKLKIQAGDLIRYEIFKRSYDARKKDAIVWVYIFDLEVKNEAQLLQRFQKDPHVNPTPNMSYRVVAQAPEGLMERPVVIGAGPCGMFAALTLAQMGFRPILFERGKTVRDRTTDTFAFWKKRGEFNPESNAQFGEGGAGTFSDGKLYSQVRDPQHYGRKVLTELVNSGANPEILYVNKPHIGTFKLVGVVQQMRARIEALGGEIHFQSRVESIHIEDRQVKGVRLTNGDYIPARHVVLAIGHSARDTFQMLFDQGVYIEAKPFSIGFRIEHPQPLIDRARFGPFAGHKSLGAADYKLVHHCQNGRTVYSFCMCPGGLVVAATSEPGRVVTNGMSQYSRNERNANSGIVVGITPEDYPGHPLAGIDLQRRLEAKAFELGGGTYEAPGQLVGDFLAGRPSQQLGSVRPSYAPGVHLTDLSQSLPDYAIAAIREALPAFNRQIQGFALPDAMLTGVETRTSSPVRIKRGEDFQSINTTGLFPAGEGAGYAGGILSAGIDGIKVAEAVALNMLRSQPQPA; this is encoded by the coding sequence ATGCTGCGCCTCTCCGAAATCAAATTGCCGCTCGATCATCCCCCTGAGGCGATCGTCACTGCAATTCTGCAAAAACTGAAAATTCAGGCGGGTGATTTGATTCGCTATGAGATTTTCAAGCGCAGCTATGATGCCCGTAAAAAAGATGCGATCGTTTGGGTTTATATCTTCGATCTTGAAGTCAAGAATGAGGCTCAGCTCCTCCAGCGCTTCCAAAAAGATCCTCACGTCAATCCCACGCCCAATATGTCCTATCGGGTAGTTGCTCAAGCACCGGAAGGGTTGATGGAGCGACCCGTGGTGATTGGTGCAGGTCCCTGCGGCATGTTTGCTGCCTTGACCTTGGCTCAGATGGGCTTCCGACCCATTTTGTTTGAGCGGGGTAAAACCGTCCGCGATCGCACTACCGATACCTTTGCCTTTTGGAAAAAACGGGGCGAGTTTAACCCGGAATCCAATGCCCAATTTGGCGAGGGCGGTGCTGGGACTTTCTCAGATGGCAAGCTCTACAGCCAAGTTCGTGACCCGCAGCACTATGGCCGTAAGGTCTTAACAGAACTGGTCAACTCCGGAGCTAATCCCGAAATCCTCTACGTTAATAAACCCCACATTGGCACCTTCAAACTTGTGGGCGTGGTTCAGCAAATGCGGGCTCGTATCGAAGCACTGGGTGGTGAAATTCACTTTCAAAGTCGAGTTGAATCAATCCACATTGAAGACCGGCAAGTGAAAGGGGTGCGGCTAACGAATGGCGACTATATCCCAGCCCGCCATGTTGTCTTAGCGATCGGTCATAGCGCTCGAGACACCTTCCAGATGCTGTTTGATCAGGGTGTTTACATCGAGGCTAAACCCTTCTCAATTGGCTTTCGAATTGAACATCCGCAACCGCTCATCGATCGCGCTCGTTTCGGACCTTTTGCAGGCCATAAATCCCTAGGTGCTGCCGACTATAAATTGGTGCACCATTGCCAAAATGGGCGAACGGTTTATAGCTTCTGCATGTGTCCGGGTGGACTGGTCGTTGCAGCGACTTCCGAGCCGGGGCGGGTAGTCACCAACGGTATGAGCCAGTACTCCCGTAACGAACGTAATGCCAACAGTGGCATCGTTGTCGGCATCACACCAGAGGATTATCCTGGCCATCCCCTCGCGGGCATTGATCTACAGCGTCGCCTCGAAGCCAAAGCCTTTGAACTCGGCGGTGGCACCTACGAAGCCCCAGGTCAGCTCGTCGGGGATTTTCTAGCCGGTCGTCCTTCCCAGCAATTAGGAAGCGTGCGCCCCTCCTATGCACCTGGGGTGCATCTCACCGATCTCAGCCAGAGTCTGCCTGACTATGCGATCGCAGCCATTCGTGAAGCCCTACCCGCCTTCAATCGACAGATCCAAGGCTTTGCCCTACCCGATGCCATGTTGACGGGGGTGGAAACGCGCACCTCGTCTCCCGTGCGGATTAAGCGCGGTGAGGATTTCCAAAGCATCAATACCACTGGCCTCTTTCCCGCTGGCGAGGGTGCAGGCTATGCCGGTGGTATTCTCTCAGCCGGCATTGATGGGATTAAAGTCGCTGAAGCAGTAGCGCTTAACATGTTGCGATCGCAACCTCAGCCGGCCTGA
- a CDS encoding acyl-CoA thioesterase — MADYQFQRVVRFADTDAAGVVYFAQLLSICHEAYEAAIADLGFDVRSFFSDRGTLILPIVHAGIDYRRPVHCGDRLTIDLQATALSSDRFQIDYQVSCEGQAVAQAQTVHRCLTSQTRKRSPLPDRLQTWLQS; from the coding sequence ATGGCTGACTATCAGTTTCAACGAGTAGTTCGCTTTGCAGATACGGATGCGGCAGGAGTTGTCTACTTTGCGCAACTTCTGTCAATCTGTCATGAAGCCTACGAAGCCGCGATCGCAGATCTCGGGTTTGACGTTCGATCCTTCTTCAGCGATCGCGGGACGTTGATCCTGCCGATTGTGCATGCGGGGATCGACTACCGTCGACCAGTTCACTGCGGCGATCGCCTGACGATTGATCTGCAGGCCACAGCCTTGAGCAGCGATCGCTTTCAAATTGACTATCAGGTTAGTTGCGAGGGGCAAGCTGTTGCGCAGGCACAGACGGTTCACCGCTGCTTAACCAGCCAAACTCGCAAGCGATCGCCGTTACCCGATCGCTTACAGACTTGGCTGCAGTCCTAG
- the tpiA gene encoding triose-phosphate isomerase: MRRIIIAGNWKMYKTQAEALEFLQAFLPQLSETPEARKVVLCAPFTTLPSLSKTLHGSRVRVGAQNVHWAKEGAFTGEISGAMLTEIGVRYVVIGHSERRQYFGETDETVNQRLLAAQSYGLLAILCVGESKQQRDAGETEAVISRQLEQGLVGVDQSNLVIAYEPIWAIGTGDTCAAEEANRVIGLIRSQLKDADVPIQYGGSVKPENIDEIMAQPEIDGALVGGASLDAESFARIVNYQA, translated from the coding sequence GTGCGTCGGATCATCATTGCCGGGAACTGGAAAATGTACAAAACCCAGGCCGAAGCCCTGGAGTTCTTGCAAGCGTTTCTACCGCAGCTCAGCGAGACACCCGAAGCTCGCAAGGTTGTCCTCTGCGCACCGTTCACGACGCTGCCAAGCCTCAGTAAAACGCTCCATGGCAGTCGCGTGCGCGTCGGGGCTCAAAATGTCCACTGGGCTAAGGAAGGGGCCTTCACAGGAGAAATTTCTGGGGCGATGCTGACCGAGATTGGCGTTCGCTATGTGGTGATTGGCCACAGTGAACGACGCCAGTACTTTGGTGAAACGGATGAAACTGTGAACCAACGCTTGCTGGCGGCACAGTCCTATGGTCTGCTCGCCATTCTTTGTGTGGGTGAATCGAAGCAACAGCGTGATGCAGGCGAAACAGAAGCCGTAATTAGCCGCCAGCTCGAACAGGGTTTGGTTGGTGTTGATCAATCGAACTTGGTCATTGCTTATGAACCGATCTGGGCGATCGGCACGGGAGATACCTGTGCTGCTGAGGAAGCGAATCGCGTCATTGGTTTGATCCGTAGCCAACTCAAGGATGCCGATGTGCCGATTCAGTACGGTGGTTCCGTCAAACCCGAAAACATCGACGAAATCATGGCACAGCCTGAAATTGATGGAGCGCTTGTGGGTGGAGCTAGTCTAGATGCTGAGAGCTTTGCTCGGATTGTTAACTATCAGGCCTAA
- a CDS encoding NAD(P)H-quinone oxidoreductase subunit H yields MALLETRTEPMVLNMGPHHPSMHGVLRLIVTLDGENVIDCEPVIGYLHRGMEKIAENRSNVMFVPYVSRWDYAAGMFNEAITVNAPEKLANIPVPKRASYIRVIMLELNRIANHLLWLGPFLADVGAQTPFFYIFRERELIYDLWEAATGQRLINNNYFRIGGVAADLPYGWLEKCIDFCDYFEAKVDEYERLITDNPIFRRRVEGIGLITREEALNWSLSGPMLRGSGVKWDLRRVDHYECYDDFDWDVITAEEGDCFARYRVRVQEMRESLKIIRQACASIPGGPYENLEARRIAEGKKSEWYGPDYQYISKKVAPTFKIPAGEHYVRLESGKGELGVFIQGADDICPWRFKIRAPDFNNLQILPQLLQGVKVADIMAILGSIDVIMGSVDR; encoded by the coding sequence ATGGCTTTGCTGGAGACCCGCACCGAGCCAATGGTGCTCAACATGGGCCCGCATCACCCGTCAATGCACGGGGTTTTGCGCTTGATTGTCACCCTCGACGGCGAAAACGTCATCGACTGTGAACCCGTGATCGGCTATCTTCATCGCGGCATGGAGAAAATTGCCGAGAATCGCTCCAATGTAATGTTCGTGCCCTACGTCAGCCGCTGGGATTACGCGGCGGGCATGTTCAACGAAGCGATCACCGTCAACGCTCCTGAGAAGCTTGCCAATATCCCGGTGCCTAAGCGGGCCAGCTACATCCGGGTGATCATGCTGGAGTTGAACCGGATTGCGAACCACCTGCTCTGGCTTGGCCCTTTCTTGGCAGATGTGGGCGCTCAAACACCCTTCTTCTACATCTTCCGCGAGCGGGAGCTAATCTACGATCTTTGGGAAGCGGCGACAGGGCAACGCCTGATCAATAACAACTATTTCCGCATTGGCGGTGTTGCAGCCGATCTGCCCTACGGCTGGCTCGAGAAGTGTATCGACTTCTGCGACTACTTCGAAGCCAAGGTCGATGAGTACGAACGGCTGATTACCGATAACCCGATCTTCCGGCGCCGTGTCGAAGGGATTGGCTTGATCACCCGTGAAGAAGCCCTCAACTGGAGCCTCTCAGGGCCGATGCTGCGGGGGTCTGGCGTTAAGTGGGATCTGCGCCGCGTCGATCATTACGAGTGCTACGACGACTTTGATTGGGACGTAATCACGGCGGAGGAAGGTGATTGCTTTGCCCGCTATCGCGTTCGCGTCCAAGAGATGCGCGAATCGCTGAAGATCATTCGTCAGGCCTGCGCTAGCATTCCGGGCGGCCCCTACGAAAATCTCGAAGCGCGGCGGATAGCGGAAGGTAAAAAGTCGGAGTGGTACGGCCCCGACTACCAGTACATCAGCAAGAAAGTAGCTCCCACCTTCAAGATTCCGGCGGGTGAACACTATGTCCGTCTGGAAAGTGGCAAAGGGGAACTAGGCGTCTTCATCCAAGGTGCGGACGATATCTGCCCCTGGCGCTTCAAAATCCGTGCTCCTGACTTCAATAACCTGCAGATTCTGCCCCAGCTGCTGCAAGGGGTGAAGGTCGCCGACATCATGGCGATTCTGGGCAGCATCGACGTGATCATGGGTTCCGTCGACCGCTAG